The proteins below come from a single Oerskovia jenensis genomic window:
- a CDS encoding sensor histidine kinase, whose product MTGLSSAAPGGVPEPAPDDDPSAGGDPVPDEPSGGGDPGAGDGAPSTEPPSGPSLRRRLGGLLVLAAAILLVVVCVSVVALVNVVRFQDEVTNPYFTAVTQADSAYVTLVDAESSVRGYLATGSALSLEAFERSLATEEGGAIHDEPTSERIVRSPQVATALDHATRAVQKWSTEFARPAVEKVRQDGPDAVTTDERLEGARLFEDARTATGDYIAVLREVREEKVRSLELWTQVLFGSVVVLVVAAILVGGFLWSVLKRWITDPVTTLAHQVRVVSDGNLRQPVAVQAPGEIGALAVDVEHMRRELVSQVAEIRTSHEEVEHSHELLAAQAQELARSNRDLEQFAYVASHDLQEPLRKVASFTQLLQKRYGGQLDDRADQYIEFAVDGAKRMQRLIQDLLGFSRVGRTGTERVPVDLEKSFAVVLSDLEEKITSTGARVTHDPLPTVRGEKALLEQLFVNLVGNAIKFRDPERTPEVRVTVRALSTEWEFAVCDNGIGIDAQYAERVFVIFQRLHPKDVYEGTGIGLALCKRIVEYHGGRIWIEQTPGGGTTVRFTIAHRYDPVGSAPSAPSAA is encoded by the coding sequence GTGACGGGGCTCTCCTCGGCCGCTCCGGGTGGCGTGCCCGAGCCCGCGCCCGACGACGATCCCTCGGCGGGCGGCGACCCGGTCCCCGACGAGCCCTCGGGGGGCGGCGACCCCGGGGCGGGCGACGGGGCACCTTCCACCGAACCTCCCTCGGGTCCTTCGCTGCGGCGCCGGCTCGGCGGGCTCCTGGTGCTCGCCGCCGCGATCCTCCTCGTCGTGGTCTGCGTCTCCGTCGTGGCGCTCGTGAACGTGGTGCGCTTCCAGGACGAGGTCACCAACCCGTACTTCACCGCCGTCACGCAGGCCGACAGCGCGTACGTGACCCTGGTCGACGCCGAGTCCTCGGTCCGTGGCTATCTGGCGACGGGCAGCGCCCTGAGCCTCGAGGCGTTCGAGCGTTCGCTCGCGACCGAGGAGGGCGGTGCGATCCACGACGAACCCACGTCCGAGCGCATCGTCCGGTCGCCGCAGGTGGCGACGGCGCTCGACCACGCGACGCGGGCCGTCCAGAAGTGGTCGACCGAGTTCGCGCGCCCCGCGGTCGAGAAGGTGCGCCAGGACGGTCCGGACGCCGTGACGACCGACGAACGGCTCGAGGGCGCCCGACTCTTCGAGGACGCCCGCACCGCGACGGGGGACTACATCGCGGTGCTGCGCGAGGTCCGGGAGGAGAAGGTCCGTTCGCTCGAGCTCTGGACACAGGTGCTGTTCGGGTCGGTCGTGGTGCTCGTCGTCGCCGCGATCCTCGTCGGAGGGTTCCTCTGGAGCGTGCTCAAGCGCTGGATCACGGACCCCGTGACCACGCTCGCCCACCAGGTCCGGGTCGTCAGCGACGGGAACCTCCGTCAGCCCGTGGCCGTCCAGGCGCCGGGAGAGATCGGGGCGCTCGCGGTCGACGTCGAGCACATGCGCCGAGAGCTCGTGAGCCAGGTCGCCGAGATCCGCACGTCGCACGAGGAGGTCGAGCACTCGCACGAGCTCCTCGCTGCCCAGGCGCAGGAGCTGGCCCGTTCGAACCGTGACCTCGAGCAGTTCGCCTACGTGGCCTCGCACGACCTGCAGGAGCCGTTGCGCAAGGTCGCGTCGTTCACCCAGCTCCTGCAGAAGCGCTACGGGGGCCAGCTCGACGACCGTGCCGACCAGTACATCGAGTTCGCCGTCGACGGCGCCAAGCGCATGCAGCGGCTCATCCAGGACCTGCTGGGCTTCTCGCGGGTGGGGCGGACGGGGACCGAGAGGGTGCCCGTGGACCTCGAGAAGTCCTTCGCGGTGGTGCTCTCCGACCTCGAGGAGAAGATCACGTCGACGGGCGCACGGGTGACCCATGACCCGTTGCCCACGGTGCGCGGGGAGAAGGCGCTGCTCGAACAGCTCTTCGTCAACCTCGTGGGGAACGCGATCAAGTTCCGCGACCCGGAGCGGACGCCCGAGGTGCGGGTCACGGTCCGGGCGCTGAGCACCGAGTGGGAGTTCGCGGTCTGCGACAACGGGATCGGCATCGACGCGCAGTACGCGGAACGGGTCTTCGTGATCTTCCAGCGGCTGCACCCCAAGGACGTCTACGAGGGGACCGGGATCGGGCTCGCGCTGTGCAAGCGGATCGTCGAGTACCACGGGGGCAGGATCTGGATCGAGCAGACCCCGGGGGGTGGCACGACGGTCCGGTTCACGATCGCGCACCGGTACGACCCGGTCGGGAGCGCGCCGTCCGCCCCGTCGGCAGCATGA
- a CDS encoding PP2C family protein-serine/threonine phosphatase → MRAAETARLERALLPKPLVTDETIAVMVGYIPGGNGLLGGDFYDAVERPDGSVLCLIGDVAGHGPDEAALGATLRTAWRTLVLSDVDPAEILPLVERVLVPERARPEVFVTLCQVVISPDRAAVDLFLAGHMSPLLLQDSCTELPTTSRGRALGIPVTGGWRAERVALDAPWALMLYTDGLIEATLAEDTRSAAGTDAPVPAGTPGRRERLGVRGLVAAVDTELAHGGEGLVERLFRRVRALHGGPLADDAAVLVIGWGGPDQDARGERTATLADSDEWSQ, encoded by the coding sequence GTGCGCGCCGCCGAGACCGCCCGCCTCGAGCGCGCCCTGCTGCCCAAGCCGCTCGTGACCGACGAGACGATCGCCGTGATGGTGGGCTACATCCCTGGGGGCAACGGGCTCCTGGGCGGAGACTTCTACGACGCCGTCGAGCGTCCCGACGGGAGCGTCCTGTGCCTGATCGGTGACGTCGCGGGTCACGGGCCGGACGAGGCCGCCCTCGGCGCGACCCTGCGCACCGCGTGGCGCACCCTCGTCCTGTCGGACGTCGACCCCGCCGAGATCCTCCCTCTCGTCGAACGCGTCCTGGTCCCCGAGCGTGCCCGGCCCGAGGTCTTCGTGACCCTCTGCCAGGTCGTGATCTCGCCGGACCGGGCGGCCGTGGACCTCTTCCTCGCGGGACACATGTCGCCGCTGCTCCTGCAGGACTCGTGCACCGAGCTCCCGACGACCTCGCGCGGCCGGGCGCTGGGCATCCCCGTCACGGGCGGGTGGCGTGCCGAACGCGTGGCGCTCGACGCCCCCTGGGCGCTCATGCTCTACACCGACGGTCTGATCGAGGCGACGCTCGCCGAGGACACCCGGTCCGCCGCGGGCACCGACGCACCCGTCCCCGCGGGGACGCCCGGTCGGCGAGAACGCCTCGGCGTCCGAGGACTCGTCGCGGCCGTCGACACCGAGCTCGCGCACGGCGGGGAGGGGCTCGTCGAGCGGCTCTTCCGTCGGGTGCGCGCCCTGCACGGCGGGCCTCTGGCGGACGACGCGGCGGTGCTCGTGATCGGGTGGGGCGGCCCGGACCAGGACGCCCGCGGCGAACGCACCGCGACGCTCGCGGACTCCGACGAGTGGTCGCAGTGA
- a CDS encoding response regulator: MLSPEDLLRVLLVEDDDGDAILVEELLDDARVKVELHRARSLDVALEMLRLHDVHCVLLDLGLPDAVGLSAVERLQSRPDPPALVVLTGHTGIDLGVQAVAAGADDYLVKGAPTTTWSRARSTAICWGVLSATPSSAVAPRSSSEPSTAARCAPPRPPASSAPCCPSRS, encoded by the coding sequence GTGCTGTCCCCGGAGGACCTCCTGCGTGTCCTGCTCGTCGAGGACGACGACGGGGACGCGATCCTCGTCGAGGAGCTCCTCGACGACGCGCGGGTCAAGGTCGAGCTGCACCGGGCGAGGAGCCTCGACGTGGCCCTCGAGATGCTGCGGCTGCACGACGTGCACTGCGTCCTGCTCGACCTCGGTCTCCCGGACGCGGTGGGACTGTCCGCCGTCGAGCGGCTCCAGTCCCGCCCGGACCCGCCCGCGCTCGTCGTGCTCACCGGACACACCGGGATCGACCTCGGGGTCCAGGCCGTCGCGGCGGGCGCCGACGACTACCTGGTCAAGGGGGCGCCGACGACTACCTGGTCAAGGGCGAGGTCGACGGCGATCTGCTGGGGCGTTCTGTCCGCTACTCCGTCCAGCGCCGTCGCTCCAAGGAGCAGCAGCGAGCCCTCTACCGCAGCGAGGTGCGCGCCGCCGAGACCGCCCGCCTCGAGCGCGCCCTGCTGCCCAAGCCGCTCGTGA
- a CDS encoding HelD family protein produces MGREQVVVDSLYARLDELRASTRSRLAGVRRSGPSGSPQNRSERDAFATLYEDRLAQLEAVEDRLAFGRLDLDDGATRYVGRIGLSDEEHTSILTDWRAPAAQSFYRATAAHPDGVRRRRHLVTRGRAVTGVEDEVLDLSSGAAADSNLSGEGALLAAMAAGRTSRMGDIVATIQAEQDAIIRSELAGALVVQGGPGTGKTAVALHRAAYLLYAHRRLLERSGVLLVGPSLSFLHYIDQVLPSLGETGVVSTTISELLPGLVADGEEAPEVARIKGRASWAKVVQRAVRARQRVPAADQHLRIDGHDLVIRRSDVRDAIAKAHRTHKPHNLARVPFVREMLGRLADQYLAELGGPVAPEERAEVVDDLRRQREIRIALNLAWMPLTPERLIEDLFVKPHRLAEAAPDMSRADRAALVRPKGAPWTPADVPLLDEAAELLGEDDQAARAQAKAEVAERAASLDYARQVLESSGAGGGIVGAEILADRFAGGGSRLTTAERAAQDRTWTYAHVVVDEAQELSAMAWRALVRRCPTRSMTIVGDVAQTSSLAGARSWASMLDPLLRGSWRLATLTVNYRTPTQIADTAQRFAAAHRLPTSSLTSARDIPGALVLAPVATGEDLLDEVSVRVRSALAEFVGPDGAGRVAVVAPADHVVGVRDRLTRDHAVAPLLTGPAAEVEGALGAALTVLSPTQAKGLEFDAVVLLEPAEILAGTSGASELYVAMTRPTQRLVVVHARPLPRGFTD; encoded by the coding sequence ATCGGCAGGGAACAGGTCGTCGTCGACTCGCTCTACGCCCGTCTCGACGAGCTGCGCGCCTCGACCCGTTCGCGGCTCGCGGGCGTGCGCAGGTCGGGACCCTCGGGGTCTCCGCAGAACCGCAGCGAGCGCGACGCCTTCGCGACCCTCTACGAGGACCGGCTCGCCCAGCTCGAGGCGGTCGAGGACCGGCTCGCGTTCGGTCGGCTCGACCTGGACGACGGCGCGACCCGGTACGTCGGGCGCATCGGTCTGTCCGACGAGGAGCACACGTCGATCCTCACCGACTGGCGCGCACCCGCCGCGCAGTCGTTCTACCGCGCGACCGCGGCACACCCCGACGGGGTCCGTCGCCGTCGCCACCTCGTGACCAGGGGCCGCGCGGTCACGGGCGTCGAGGACGAGGTCCTCGACCTCTCCTCGGGCGCCGCGGCCGACTCGAACCTCTCGGGAGAGGGTGCGCTGCTCGCGGCGATGGCCGCCGGGCGCACGAGCCGCATGGGCGACATCGTCGCCACGATCCAGGCCGAGCAGGACGCGATCATCCGCTCCGAGCTCGCCGGGGCGCTCGTGGTCCAGGGTGGGCCCGGGACGGGCAAGACGGCCGTGGCGCTGCACCGCGCCGCCTACCTGCTGTACGCGCACCGGCGACTGCTCGAACGCTCGGGCGTGCTGCTCGTCGGACCGAGCCTGTCCTTCCTGCACTACATCGACCAGGTCCTGCCCTCGCTCGGTGAGACCGGTGTCGTGAGCACGACCATCTCCGAGCTCCTCCCGGGCCTCGTCGCCGACGGCGAGGAGGCCCCCGAGGTCGCCCGGATCAAGGGGCGCGCGTCGTGGGCCAAGGTCGTGCAGCGCGCGGTCCGCGCGCGCCAGCGCGTGCCTGCCGCGGACCAGCACCTGCGCATCGACGGGCACGACCTCGTGATCCGCCGCTCCGACGTGCGCGACGCGATCGCCAAGGCGCACCGCACGCACAAGCCGCACAACCTCGCGCGCGTCCCGTTCGTGCGCGAGATGCTGGGTCGGCTCGCGGACCAGTACCTGGCCGAGCTCGGCGGGCCGGTCGCGCCCGAGGAGCGGGCCGAGGTGGTCGACGACCTGCGGCGACAGCGCGAGATCAGGATCGCGCTCAACCTGGCGTGGATGCCCCTGACCCCCGAGCGCCTCATCGAGGACCTGTTCGTCAAGCCGCACCGCCTCGCCGAGGCCGCGCCCGACATGTCGCGTGCGGACCGTGCGGCGCTGGTGCGCCCCAAGGGCGCCCCGTGGACCCCCGCGGACGTTCCCCTCCTCGACGAGGCCGCCGAGCTCCTGGGCGAGGACGACCAGGCCGCCCGCGCCCAGGCCAAGGCCGAGGTTGCCGAGCGGGCGGCCAGCCTCGACTACGCACGCCAGGTCCTCGAGTCGTCCGGTGCCGGCGGCGGGATCGTCGGCGCGGAGATCCTCGCCGACCGGTTCGCCGGCGGCGGGTCCCGGCTGACCACGGCCGAGCGCGCGGCCCAGGATCGTACGTGGACCTACGCGCACGTCGTGGTCGACGAGGCGCAGGAGCTGTCCGCGATGGCATGGCGGGCCCTGGTGCGACGCTGCCCCACGCGGTCCATGACTATCGTCGGCGACGTCGCCCAGACGTCCTCGCTCGCGGGAGCCCGGTCGTGGGCGAGCATGCTCGATCCGCTGCTGCGCGGCTCGTGGCGCCTCGCGACCCTCACGGTCAACTACCGCACGCCCACGCAGATCGCGGACACCGCCCAGCGGTTCGCTGCGGCCCATCGGCTCCCGACGTCGTCGCTCACCTCGGCGCGCGACATCCCGGGAGCACTCGTCCTGGCACCGGTCGCGACGGGCGAGGACCTTCTGGACGAGGTGTCGGTCCGCGTCCGGTCGGCCCTCGCGGAGTTCGTGGGACCCGACGGCGCGGGCCGGGTGGCGGTCGTCGCACCTGCCGACCACGTCGTGGGCGTGCGCGACCGCCTGACCCGCGACCACGCCGTCGCCCCGTTGCTGACGGGGCCCGCGGCAGAGGTCGAGGGTGCCCTGGGTGCCGCGCTCACGGTCCTGAGCCCGACGCAGGCCAAGGGCCTCGAGTTCGACGCGGTCGTCCTCCTGGAGCCCGCGGAGATCCTTGCCGGCACGTCGGGAGCCTCCGAGCTCTACGTCGCCATGACCCGCCCGACGCAACGGCTCGTCGTCGTGCACGCCCGCCCCCTCCCCCGAGGCTTCACCGACTGA
- the serA gene encoding phosphoglycerate dehydrogenase, giving the protein MLRALLLENLHPLATSILESAGIDVTVRTGAMDESELIEALEGVNILGIRSKTNVTARVLESAPDLIAIGAFCIGTNQIDLKAAASHGVATFNAPFSNTRSVVEIALAEIIALTRRLTERDRALHEGVWDKSAEGAHEVRGRTLGIIGYGNIGTQLSVVAEALGMSVVFYDTAEKLALGNARRMDSLDELLETADVVTLHVDGRGGNAGLFGEKQISRMRQGAILLNLSRGFVVDTGALREAILSGHLSGAAIDVFPEEPKKRGDHFDSELRGLPNVILTPHIGGSTEEAQESIGQFVAGKLRDYLATGSTTLSVNMPNLALEQSTGVSRIAHLHRNTPGVLAAVNAVLAEHGTNIEGQMLATRGELGYVVTDVGAELLPAAIEELLAMDATVKLRVLS; this is encoded by the coding sequence GTGCTACGTGCCCTCCTCCTTGAAAACCTGCACCCCCTCGCCACCTCGATCCTCGAGTCCGCCGGTATCGACGTGACCGTGCGCACCGGGGCCATGGACGAGTCCGAGCTGATCGAGGCGCTCGAGGGTGTGAACATCCTCGGCATCCGCTCCAAGACCAACGTGACCGCCCGCGTGCTCGAGTCCGCCCCGGACCTGATCGCGATCGGCGCGTTCTGCATCGGGACCAACCAGATCGACCTCAAGGCCGCGGCGTCCCACGGTGTCGCGACCTTCAACGCCCCGTTCTCCAACACGCGCTCGGTCGTCGAGATCGCGCTCGCCGAGATCATCGCGCTGACGCGCCGCCTGACCGAGCGCGACCGTGCACTGCACGAGGGTGTCTGGGACAAGTCCGCCGAGGGTGCCCACGAGGTCCGCGGTCGCACGCTCGGCATCATCGGCTACGGCAACATCGGCACGCAGCTCTCGGTCGTCGCCGAGGCCCTGGGCATGTCGGTCGTCTTCTACGACACCGCCGAGAAGCTCGCCCTGGGCAACGCGCGACGCATGGACAGCCTCGACGAGCTCCTCGAGACGGCGGACGTCGTCACGCTCCACGTGGACGGTCGCGGCGGCAACGCCGGCCTGTTCGGCGAGAAGCAGATCTCGCGCATGCGCCAGGGGGCGATCCTGCTCAACCTGTCGCGCGGCTTCGTCGTGGACACCGGCGCCCTGCGCGAGGCGATCCTCTCCGGGCACCTGTCGGGTGCGGCCATCGACGTGTTCCCCGAGGAGCCCAAGAAGCGCGGTGACCACTTCGACTCGGAGCTGCGCGGCCTGCCGAACGTCATCCTCACCCCGCACATCGGCGGCTCCACCGAGGAGGCCCAGGAGTCGATCGGCCAGTTCGTCGCGGGCAAGCTCCGGGACTACCTCGCCACCGGTTCGACGACCCTGAGCGTCAACATGCCGAACCTCGCGCTCGAGCAGAGCACGGGCGTGAGCCGGATCGCCCACCTGCACCGCAACACCCCGGGCGTGCTCGCGGCCGTGAACGCGGTCCTCGCCGAGCACGGCACGAACATCGAGGGCCAGATGCTCGCGACGCGTGGCGAGCTCGGCTACGTGGTGACCGACGTCGGTGCCGAGCTCCTGCCCGCAGCCATCGAGGAGCTCCTGGCGATGGACGCGACCGTCAAGCTGCGCGTCCTGTCCTGA
- a CDS encoding DUF5302 domain-containing protein, with the protein MTTSKDETPATTPAEDAKAKFREALDRKNAASHRTADGGSNTGSVHGSETVGPVQRTFRRKSG; encoded by the coding sequence ATGACGACGTCGAAGGACGAGACACCCGCGACCACGCCGGCCGAGGACGCCAAGGCGAAGTTCCGCGAGGCGCTTGACCGCAAGAACGCCGCCAGCCACCGCACCGCGGACGGCGGCTCGAACACGGGCTCCGTCCACGGGTCGGAGACCGTCGGACCTGTGCAGCGGACGTTCCGCCGCAAGTCCGGCTGA
- a CDS encoding aldo/keto reductase: protein MSHKTPEAGTGMPFARVGRAGLSLPRLSLGLWQNFGESTPFAAQRELVLHAFDRGIVHFDLANNYGPPPGSAEAAFGRLLAGDLRGRRDELLISTKAGYRMGPGPYGEGGSRKYLLSSLDASLRRLGTDHVDVFYSHRFDPTTPLEETIGALATAVSSGRATYAAISSYSAGRTTEALAIAADLGLPLVLHQPSYSMLNRWIEAPGTDGRSLLDVAGDSGTGLIVFSPLAQGMLSDKYLDGVPSDSRAARAVSLRPEHLAPANLARIRALRDVATGRGEPLARTAIAWTLRDRRVTSVLTGARTTAQVDESLTALEAPPFTTDELAAIDAVTTEVAPDGTRRPLDAGINIWAARSSDL, encoded by the coding sequence ATGTCGCACAAAACACCGGAGGCGGGCACCGGGATGCCCTTCGCCCGCGTCGGGCGCGCCGGCCTCTCGCTGCCCCGCCTCTCGCTCGGCCTCTGGCAGAACTTCGGGGAGTCGACGCCGTTCGCGGCTCAGCGCGAGCTCGTCCTGCACGCGTTCGACCGTGGGATCGTGCACTTCGACCTCGCGAACAACTACGGTCCGCCACCCGGGTCGGCCGAGGCCGCCTTCGGCCGTCTCCTGGCCGGTGACCTCCGAGGCCGCCGCGACGAGCTCCTGATCTCGACCAAGGCGGGCTACCGCATGGGCCCGGGGCCCTACGGCGAGGGCGGCTCGCGCAAGTACCTGCTCTCGTCCCTCGACGCGTCGTTGCGCCGCCTCGGCACCGACCACGTCGACGTCTTCTACTCCCACCGGTTCGACCCGACGACCCCGCTCGAGGAGACGATCGGTGCGCTCGCCACGGCCGTCTCCTCGGGCCGCGCCACCTACGCCGCGATCTCGTCCTACTCGGCCGGGCGGACGACCGAGGCGCTCGCGATCGCCGCCGACCTCGGCCTGCCCCTGGTCCTGCACCAGCCGTCGTACTCGATGCTGAACCGGTGGATCGAGGCCCCGGGGACCGACGGGCGCAGCCTGCTCGACGTCGCCGGCGACTCGGGGACCGGCCTCATCGTGTTCTCGCCCCTGGCCCAAGGGATGCTCTCCGACAAGTACCTCGACGGCGTGCCGTCCGACTCCCGTGCGGCACGAGCGGTCTCGCTGCGGCCCGAGCACCTCGCCCCCGCGAACCTGGCCAGGATCAGGGCGCTGCGTGACGTGGCGACGGGTCGCGGCGAGCCCCTCGCGCGCACGGCGATCGCGTGGACGCTGCGCGACCGGCGTGTGACGTCCGTGCTCACGGGCGCGCGGACCACGGCCCAGGTCGACGAGAGTCTCACGGCCCTCGAGGCACCGCCGTTCACGACCGACGAGCTCGCGGCGATCGACGCCGTGACGACCGAGGTCGCGCCCGACGGGACCCGTCGTCCGCTGGACGCGGGCATCAACATCTGGGCGGCCCGTTCGAGCGATCTCTAG
- the nrdR gene encoding transcriptional regulator NrdR: protein MHCPFCRHADSRVVDSRTSDDGASIRRRRQCPACNRRFTTIETASLSVVKRSGVTEPFSREKIVTGVRKACQGRPVNEDDLAVLAQKVEESLRAGGSAELDAYEIGLAILGPLRELDEVAYLRFASVYQAFDSLEDFESAINSLRAEREEREAAFGEGAAAAGTADTDPTTEVVPDRA from the coding sequence ATGCACTGTCCGTTCTGCCGGCACGCGGACTCCCGGGTCGTCGACTCGAGGACCTCCGACGACGGGGCCTCCATCCGCCGTCGTCGACAGTGCCCGGCGTGCAACCGCCGCTTCACCACCATCGAGACCGCGAGCCTGTCGGTCGTCAAGCGCTCGGGCGTGACCGAGCCGTTCAGCCGGGAGAAGATCGTGACCGGGGTGCGCAAGGCGTGCCAGGGACGTCCCGTCAACGAGGACGACCTCGCCGTGCTCGCGCAGAAGGTCGAGGAGTCGCTCCGGGCCGGTGGCAGCGCAGAGCTGGACGCGTACGAGATCGGGTTGGCGATCCTCGGGCCCCTGCGCGAGCTCGACGAGGTCGCCTACCTGCGCTTCGCGAGCGTCTACCAGGCGTTCGACTCGCTCGAGGACTTCGAGTCGGCGATCAACTCGCTCCGTGCCGAGCGCGAGGAGCGCGAGGCCGCGTTCGGCGAGGGCGCGGCCGCTGCTGGCACGGCGGACACCGACCCCACCACCGAGGTGGTGCCGGACCGCGCCTGA
- a CDS encoding LysM peptidoglycan-binding domain-containing protein, which produces MSAVTAMGAGDGVRFERRTGAHGEAPLRLTTRGRVVLSLLVAAFLALGALWGARAVASGPGEPVEVRVHVVEAGETLWQHASALASGGRDVRDVVADLAELNNLSSTALQAGQQLLLPVDPDFGR; this is translated from the coding sequence ATGAGTGCAGTCACTGCGATGGGCGCTGGCGACGGTGTGCGGTTCGAGCGGCGCACCGGTGCGCACGGCGAGGCGCCGCTGAGGCTCACGACGCGGGGCCGCGTCGTCCTCTCGCTGCTCGTCGCGGCGTTCCTCGCCCTCGGGGCGCTGTGGGGCGCTCGGGCGGTCGCCTCGGGCCCGGGCGAGCCGGTCGAGGTGCGTGTCCATGTCGTCGAGGCGGGCGAGACCCTCTGGCAGCACGCGTCGGCCCTGGCCTCGGGCGGTCGGGACGTCCGTGACGTGGTGGCGGACCTCGCCGAGCTGAACAACCTCTCCTCGACCGCGCTGCAGGCCGGCCAGCAGCTCCTGCTCCCGGTCGACCCGGACTTCGGGCGCTGA
- the lexA gene encoding transcriptional repressor LexA codes for MAGRVADTTGRLAKVHELPDGTTGGDGLTPRQRLVLETIRASVDQRGYPPSMREIGEAVGLTSPSSVKHQLTTLERKGYLRRDPNRPRAIEVVHNDDARAISALPGSAFGRAEGIDASEDSPERPTPSYVPVVGRIAAGGPILAEQVVEDVFPLPRQLVGDGELFLLRVAGDSMIDAAICDGDWVVVRRQPVAENGEIVAAMIDGEATVKTFKRIDKHVWLMPHNAAYQPISGDDAQILGRVVSVLRSL; via the coding sequence ATGGCGGGACGGGTGGCCGACACCACGGGCAGGCTCGCGAAGGTGCACGAGCTGCCCGACGGCACGACGGGCGGCGACGGCCTCACGCCGCGCCAGCGCCTCGTGCTCGAGACGATCCGTGCATCGGTGGACCAGCGGGGCTACCCGCCGAGCATGCGCGAGATCGGCGAGGCCGTCGGCCTGACGAGCCCCTCGAGCGTCAAGCACCAGCTCACGACCCTCGAGCGCAAGGGCTACCTGCGCAGGGACCCCAACCGCCCCCGGGCGATCGAGGTCGTCCACAACGACGACGCACGGGCCATCTCGGCGCTCCCCGGCAGCGCGTTCGGCCGTGCCGAGGGCATCGATGCGTCCGAGGACTCACCCGAGCGTCCCACCCCGTCGTACGTCCCCGTCGTGGGACGCATCGCGGCCGGTGGCCCCATCCTGGCCGAGCAGGTGGTCGAGGACGTGTTCCCCCTCCCCCGCCAGCTCGTCGGTGACGGCGAGCTCTTCCTGCTCCGTGTGGCCGGAGACTCCATGATCGACGCCGCGATCTGCGACGGCGACTGGGTCGTGGTCCGTCGCCAGCCCGTCGCCGAGAACGGTGAGATCGTCGCGGCGATGATCGACGGCGAGGCCACCGTCAAGACGTTCAAGCGGATCGACAAGCACGTGTGGCTCATGCCGCACAACGCGGCGTACCAGCCCATCTCCGGGGACGACGCCCAGATCCTCGGCCGGGTCGTCTCGGTGCTGCGCAGCCTCTGA
- a CDS encoding L-lactate dehydrogenase, with the protein MPARTTKLAIVGAGSVGSTLAYAALMRGAAHTVSLLDINRTKVEAEVLDLQHGIQFMPMAKVEGSDDVAVCADADVVVFTAGAKQKPGQTRLDLAEATISLVRKILPGLVEVAPNAVYIMVTNPVDVVTYAALKYSGLPPNQLFGSGTVLDSSRLRFLVAQHCGVAVQNVHAYIAGEHGDSEIPLWSSATISGVPLLEWQGLKGRGPLTAEVRADIAHEVVQSAYRIIEGKGATNYAVALAATRIIEAVLDDEHRVLPVSSLLEDFHGISDVCLSVPSLLERRGCGERIEVPLSDHELAGLRASADSVRAVAKSFGL; encoded by the coding sequence GTGCCCGCCCGTACCACCAAGCTCGCGATCGTCGGCGCAGGTTCCGTCGGATCGACTCTCGCCTATGCGGCGCTCATGCGCGGAGCGGCTCACACCGTGAGCCTCCTCGACATCAACAGGACCAAGGTCGAGGCCGAGGTCCTCGACCTCCAGCACGGCATCCAGTTCATGCCCATGGCCAAGGTCGAAGGATCGGACGACGTCGCGGTGTGTGCCGACGCCGACGTCGTGGTGTTCACGGCCGGAGCCAAGCAGAAGCCCGGGCAGACGCGCCTGGACCTCGCCGAGGCCACGATCTCCCTCGTGCGCAAGATCCTGCCCGGGCTCGTCGAGGTGGCACCCAACGCCGTCTACATCATGGTGACCAACCCGGTCGACGTGGTGACGTACGCCGCGCTCAAGTACTCGGGACTGCCGCCGAACCAGCTCTTCGGCAGCGGCACGGTCCTGGACTCCTCGAGGCTGCGGTTCCTCGTGGCGCAGCACTGCGGGGTCGCGGTCCAGAACGTGCACGCCTACATCGCGGGCGAGCACGGGGACAGCGAGATCCCGCTCTGGAGCTCGGCGACCATCAGCGGGGTGCCGCTGCTCGAGTGGCAGGGGCTCAAGGGTCGAGGACCGCTCACGGCCGAGGTGCGCGCGGACATCGCGCACGAGGTCGTGCAGTCGGCCTACCGCATCATCGAGGGCAAGGGCGCGACGAACTACGCCGTCGCGCTCGCCGCGACCCGCATCATCGAGGCCGTCCTCGACGACGAGCACCGGGTCCTGCCGGTGTCCTCGCTCCTCGAGGACTTCCACGGGATCAGCGACGTCTGCCTCTCCGTCCCCTCGCTGCTCGAGCGGCGTGGCTGCGGCGAGCGGATCGAGGTCCCGCTGTCGGACCACGAGCTCGCGGGTCTGCGGGCGTCCGCGGACTCGGTGCGCGCCGTGGCCAAGAGCTTCGGCCTGTAG